Below is a window of Syntrophomonas wolfei subsp. wolfei str. Goettingen G311 DNA.
TACTACATTAAAGTGCAGCTGCAGTGCATCAGCGGATATCATCCTAACAGCTTCCAGCGCTTCTTCTACCCTGGTAGCTGCATTCATATTCGCCAGTATTATCCCATTAGGATTAATATCTCGAACTATGCTAAAAGATGGACCAGCTTCCGGAGATTCCAGGGCAATACTCTGTGAGCCAACAGCCATAGGCAGACGGTATTTGAGAGCCATCCGCGCCAGGGCCCGATTAATGGCCAAAGCCTGGGCAGTCCCACCGGTAAGAGCATTTATCATGAGAGGATATTGCAGTTCTTTACCCAGGAAATTGATACTCAGGTCGATTTCGTCCAGGCTCAATTCCGGTAGCGAATTATTTATTAATCTTATGTCCTCAAATCCGGGGCTAACCGGGCCATCGCTTAGTCTATTGGCTATTACCAGGTGTTCTGATTTTCGTTGCTTTCTAATGGGATCAGCCTCCCTGCCATTTCCCGGGCTATATTAAGCGCCCCGGGGTCGTTAACATTGAAAAATATTTCACGGGGATTGCCAAACTGGACTAATTCCTCCTCCTGAATAAGCAAGGCATCAATTTCTTCATAAAAGATACGGATTAATTTCAGCCTTTGGTTTTCCAGGCAAGAGGTAAACAGGGGCAAGCATTTGCGATGGTAGACAGCTGATGTTGGCTGTAGTTGGGAGTCGATGCAGGGAACAACGCTGTCATATTCCCCCAGCTTTTGCAACATATATTCAACCACCTGCATCTCAATAAAAGGCATATCACATCCCAGCAAAAATATAGTTTCATTGCTGGCATGATACAATGCTGAATGAATACCACTTACCGGTCCCTGTCGGGGATAAACATCGGTAAATACTGGCAGGCCCAGGTGCAGATATTCCTCCGGGTCATTGCTAATTATAATAGTTTCACTAAAAAAAGCTTGAAACTTAT
It encodes the following:
- the mobA gene encoding molybdenum cofactor guanylyltransferase codes for the protein MNKFQAFFSETIIISNDPEEYLHLGLPVFTDVYPRQGPVSGIHSALYHASNETIFLLGCDMPFIEMQVVEYMLQKLGEYDSVVPCIDSQLQPTSAVYHRKCLPLFTSCLENQRLKLIRIFYEEIDALLIQEEELVQFGNPREIFFNVNDPGALNIAREMAGRLIPLESNENQNTW